The Chryseolinea soli nucleotide sequence GCCCGGTGCTTTCCATGGACTGGCTTTTCTGCCCGCGGCAACGTACTTTACTCCGGTGAAATCGCTTCTGTTTTTCATGGTGGGATGGTTCATCCTCTTCGGAGGTGAAAAAGTGCTGGGCCAGGGAGGAGACAGCACGCGGGCTTATTTTATTGACGCACGCTTTCACACGGGAAAAATATTGGACAATATCCCCACCGGCAATTCCACCGTGCGGCCCCCGTTCATGGCCGAGTTGGATCTGGGCATTATCAAGAATGAGCAACGGGTGTGGGACTATGCCAATTGCTACGCCAAAAATGGTCTTGCCCTTAGCTACATAGATTTTGGAGACGCCAAGTTGCTTGGCAAAGCCGCAGGCCTCACGATTTTTACGGAACCGCATGTGGTCCGGTCGCAGCGATTCTTGTTCACGTTCCGCGCCGGCGCTGGATTTTCCTACCTGAGCAAACTCTACAATGCCGACTCCAATCCCGACAACATTTATTTCAGTCAACACATCAGCTTTTTATTGTTGCTGAACCCAACGCTTTATTATGTGATCCATCCGCAGTGGCGCATTTTGGGAGGCGTTCAATTCAGTCACATTTCAAATGGCGGCAGCACCTGGCCCAATTGGGGGATCAACATCGTTACAGCCAACGTGGGGGTATCCTATTCGCTGCACCCACTGGAGCTAAAGCCGCGCTCGCGCAAGCCTTTCACCGACCGCCATCTGAAAGTGATCGCGCACCTTTTTGGTGGCAGTCACACCTCGGACCCCACCGACACGGACCCCTCTAAAAAAAGATTTGCCGGCGGTGTCAATGTCGGCGTGGTAAAACCGCTGGGCAGAGTTTGCTCCATCGGCGTGGGTACTGAATTTTTTTACGACGGCGTTAGCAAATTGTTGGAAGAACAAAACAACAAACCGTACAACACGTTTGTGGGCTCTGTGAGCTTGCAGAACTATTTCTTTTTTGGCAAAATTCTTTTCGGACAACAATTGGCCTATTACATAACGCCACATCATCCCAATCCCGACAACAATCTCTACCAACATTATCTCCTCGAGTATCGAATCAAGGGTCCCTTGTATGCCGGCATCTCATTGCACGCGCATGGAAAGGTATCGGACTTTGTTGCGTTCACCACAGGTGTGATCTTTTGATCATTCTTTTTGAAAAAATTGAGCCGGCACCTTGTTGAACGTTGTCAAAAAAGTGCCGGCTCTTATTTTTTTCTTGCGACGCTTACTCGCTTCGCATGGCGTTGACGGGGTTTTCGCGCGCCGCCCTTAGCGACTGAAAGCTGATGGTAAAGATCGCGACGAGCAGTGATGTTGTTCCGGCCCAGATCACGGCCCAGGCGTCCACGCCCGTGTGGAACGCAAAACCATTCAGCCAATTGTCGGCCAGGTACCAGCCCAGTGGCGCGGCAATCACAAAGGCGATGAGCACCAGCACGGCAAAATCCTTGGCGATGAGCACGATGATGTGGGGGACGGATGCGCCCATCACCTTGCGGATGCTGATCTCTTTGGCACGTTGTTCGGCGGTGAACGTGCTGAGTCCAAACAGGCCGAGGCTGGCAATGGTGATGGCAAGCACAGTAAAGATGAGCACGATATAGCTCATCCGTTGTTCGGCGCGGAAGAGCGCATCAAAATTTTCGTCAATGAAAGAATATTCAAAGGCATTGCTGGAATATTTTTTCCAGATGCTTTCCAGCAACGCAATTTTCGCGTGTGTATCCCCGGGCGCCAAGCGGATGGCCATCTCTCCATTGGGCTCGCCGCTGAGTATGATGGCCATGGGCTTCACGTTGTTGCGCAGTGTTTCGAAATTGAAATCCTTCATGACACCGATGAGGTTCATTGGACGCGGGTTGTCGCCGCCATAGTTGATCACAAACTGATTTTCCATGGTCTCGAATCCCATTTGTTTGTAAGCCGCTTCGTTGAGAATGATGGACGCCGTGTCGGCGGGGAAGTCGCGTGAAAAGAATCGTCCTTCGGCCATCGTGTAGTGCATGGCCGCCAGGTGGTCGTGATCGACGAAGTATACCTGCAGCAGGAAATCCTGTTCGGTTCCTCCCTTGCGAAAGGCGTTGTTCCAACCGATGTGTGGCGGCAGGCTGCTGGCAAAGCTTGAGGCTTTGAATTCCGGATGTTGGGCCAGTTCATTTTTGAAAGCCTTGGCGTTTTTATCCAGCGACCAGGTGTGCAGCAAATCGATGACGTTCTCTTTGTCGAATCCCATGTCACGATGCTGCATGAAGGTGAGCTGCTTGTACACCACGATGCTGCCTAAAATAAGTGCGATGGAAATGACAAACTGGAACGTTACCAACACATTGCGCAGGCCCGAGTTCTTGAAGCCCGACCGGATCTTGCCCTTCAATACCTCCGACGGATTGAACGACGTCAGATAAAATGCCGGGTAGCTACCCGCCAGCAAACCGACGATGAGCGTGAACAAAATAAGGCTCACCACCACGACCGGTTTGGCGAAAAACGAAAGCGTCAGCATTTTGCCCGAGAGCACATTGAAAGGCGATAACAACAACGCGATGAGCAACAACGCCAGCAGCATTGATAGCGCGCTATAAATAAGCGACTCCGCCAAAAACTGGCCCATCAACCGCGAGCGCAACGCACCGATGGTCTTGCGCACACCCACTTCCTTGGCCCGGTTCGACGACCGCGCCGTGGACAGGTTCATAAAATTGATACAGGCAATGAGGATGATGAACGCGGCCACAGCTCCGAAAATATAGAGGTACTGCATGTTGCCGCCGGGGATGATGTCTTCGTCTTGTTTGGCCCTTAGGTGAACATCAACCATCGGGATGATCGTAAAGCCGACGTCGCTCCCTTTTTCGCGGAACTGTTTGAAGGTGAGGCCCAGGAATTTTTCAAGATCCCTGCCGATGTTTTTTTCGGCCAGCACATCCAATTTTGATTTGACCTGCTGCACATTGGATTGCGCATGGATCTTGAAATAGGTATAAAGGTTGTTGGACGTCCATTGCTCTTCGTTCATATAGTTCCACGACTGACCCGACAACACCATGTCAAAAACGATGGTCGAGTTGCCGGGAGGGTCTTGCGCTACGCCCGTCACTTCGCAGGCGGTTTTCTCGCCGCCACGCAACAGTATTTTTCCAATAGGGTTCTCGCTGCCAAAATAGCGTTTGGCTGCCGACTCGGTGATCACGATCTTATTGGTCCCTTTCAACACCGTTTTCGGATCGCCCGAGATCAACGGGAAAGAGAAAAATTGGAAGAAGTTGGAGTCGGCCACCAGCATGTAGCGCTCGGTAAAAGTTTTGTCGCCGATGGCTATGGGCTGCGTGCGCCACAACCCGAAGCGTACCGCAGCTTCCACTTCCGGGATCTCGGCCTGCATGGCCGCGGCCACTGGCGCGGGCGACACGGCCATATTGAAATTGTTGCCCTGCAAACGCCCTGCAAATCCAATGCGATAGGTGCGATCGGCATCGGCATGGAACCGGTCAAAACTCAATTCGTCAACGACATACAGCATGATGAGCAGACTGGCCGCAATGCCCAAGCCCAGCCCTACGATGTTGATAAACGAATAGGCTTTTTGCCGGAGCATGATGCGGAACGCGGTGGTCAGGTAGTTTTTGATCATGAACGATGAAGATGTTTGGTAGTATGACGCGGGGACGCGGGTTTTGGTTGCACCAAGATTGCGGGTTTTTAGGGCTGCGGCATGTGTTTTTAGCAAAAAACATCCTTTCGGCGGCGCATCCCAATGTGTTTTAAAAAGCTTCAAATAAACAAGGACTTTCGTTACCCCTCGACAAAGATGCCTTGCGAAAACGAAAGTCCATTTGACAAAAATCAAGAAATTAAAAGTAACCCGGATGGCGAGACAAGCATTACAAATCTTCGAAGTGTAGTCATGTCAGGTGAAAATGATGCGGGCTTACACAATGTATTCAACCCGATGCGCTTCCTGCAACAAAGGAACTTCCAACTTGCTCAACAGGCGCGAAAGAACTTGATTCGGCACCGGATATTCCCGGTTGCTATTCTGATTTATCCATTCCTTATACGGCGTCTCAATATATACCAGCTTCACACGCGCTTTGTAAGAAACAAACAAATCAATCCATTGACCGCGGAGTTGCCGGGTGATATTGGTCGCGTTCCACACAAAGGGTTGCCCCTTTCTTAAAAAAGCCTTCGCTTGCTCCTTAGCTTCCTGCACCACCCAACCGGTGGCCGACGAGTCATCCGGCTTCAATTTGTGTTTGCGCCGGATGTCATCCAGGCTGATCACCGGCAGCCCGGGATAATTTTTTTTCAAGAACGTATCCTTTCCCATGCCGGGCAGACCCGACAGCATGATCACTTCTCCTTTCAAATCATCAAACGGCACATAGTCGGGAGAAGAATCTTCTTTCTGGAAATAAACAAACCGCGCC carries:
- a CDS encoding ABC transporter permease, translated to MIKNYLTTAFRIMLRQKAYSFINIVGLGLGIAASLLIMLYVVDELSFDRFHADADRTYRIGFAGRLQGNNFNMAVSPAPVAAAMQAEIPEVEAAVRFGLWRTQPIAIGDKTFTERYMLVADSNFFQFFSFPLISGDPKTVLKGTNKIVITESAAKRYFGSENPIGKILLRGGEKTACEVTGVAQDPPGNSTIVFDMVLSGQSWNYMNEEQWTSNNLYTYFKIHAQSNVQQVKSKLDVLAEKNIGRDLEKFLGLTFKQFREKGSDVGFTIIPMVDVHLRAKQDEDIIPGGNMQYLYIFGAVAAFIILIACINFMNLSTARSSNRAKEVGVRKTIGALRSRLMGQFLAESLIYSALSMLLALLLIALLLSPFNVLSGKMLTLSFFAKPVVVVSLILFTLIVGLLAGSYPAFYLTSFNPSEVLKGKIRSGFKNSGLRNVLVTFQFVISIALILGSIVVYKQLTFMQHRDMGFDKENVIDLLHTWSLDKNAKAFKNELAQHPEFKASSFASSLPPHIGWNNAFRKGGTEQDFLLQVYFVDHDHLAAMHYTMAEGRFFSRDFPADTASIILNEAAYKQMGFETMENQFVINYGGDNPRPMNLIGVMKDFNFETLRNNVKPMAIILSGEPNGEMAIRLAPGDTHAKIALLESIWKKYSSNAFEYSFIDENFDALFRAEQRMSYIVLIFTVLAITIASLGLFGLSTFTAEQRAKEISIRKVMGASVPHIIVLIAKDFAVLVLIAFVIAAPLGWYLADNWLNGFAFHTGVDAWAVIWAGTTSLLVAIFTISFQSLRAARENPVNAMRSE
- a CDS encoding acyloxyacyl hydrolase, which codes for MKSLLFFMVGWFILFGGEKVLGQGGDSTRAYFIDARFHTGKILDNIPTGNSTVRPPFMAELDLGIIKNEQRVWDYANCYAKNGLALSYIDFGDAKLLGKAAGLTIFTEPHVVRSQRFLFTFRAGAGFSYLSKLYNADSNPDNIYFSQHISFLLLLNPTLYYVIHPQWRILGGVQFSHISNGGSTWPNWGINIVTANVGVSYSLHPLELKPRSRKPFTDRHLKVIAHLFGGSHTSDPTDTDPSKKRFAGGVNVGVVKPLGRVCSIGVGTEFFYDGVSKLLEEQNNKPYNTFVGSVSLQNYFFFGKILFGQQLAYYITPHHPNPDNNLYQHYLLEYRIKGPLYAGISLHAHGKVSDFVAFTTGVIF